From the Tachyglossus aculeatus isolate mTacAcu1 chromosome 21, mTacAcu1.pri, whole genome shotgun sequence genome, one window contains:
- the ASCC2 gene encoding activating signal cointegrator 1 complex subunit 2, giving the protein MPALPLDQLQLPDQDPKTGKPRTLPALHPARKAERYFVLYKPPPENDTPALVEEFLERATFIADDLDWLLALPHDQFWCQVIFDETLQKCLDSYLRSAPRKFDAPAAPSPAVGDLQRRLHRSVFLTFLRMSTHKESRDHFISPSAFGEILYNNFLFDIPKMLDLCVLFGKGNGPLLQKMIENVFVQQASYYSDLEETVPTVLQVFGSILRQCGLQADAASTEPQKLGERGRTTPSHMPLEELKDIVLYLCDTSTTLWAFLDVFPQACQTFQKHDFCYRLASFYEAAIPELEAAIKKRRLEDSGLLADLWQRLSHSRKKLVGIFHILINQLCLLPILESSCDNIQPFIEEFLQIFTSLLQEKRFLRDYDEQFPVADDVSLLEQASAALDETRTAYILQAVEGAWEGVDRRPARARAPPQDLAEPTAAAEAGGRGEPLENSPEETEPAGATAGGVGAAAPVGRLSRVELDSLISQVKDLLPDLGEGFVLACLEHYGYNVEQVINNILEERLAPSLSRLDRTLNRQLEPDPTPLVTSRYNVFQNDEFDVFSRDSVDLSRVQKGRRRMEPTRSLLNDKRVVQEQRGRYEQYSVVVDEVPVQDGQGQAYRDEYDDEYDDTYDGNQVGANDVDSDDDLISRRPFTIPQILRTKVPSERPEDDDDEDEEEAEDDTPKPDHFIQDPAVLRERAEARRMTFLARRGYKHDSSAVAAGAGNPKTIQERRKKEANKGVRANHNRRIMADRKRSKGMIPS; this is encoded by the exons atgcctgccctgcCCCTGGATCAACTCCAGCTCCCAGACCAGGACCCCAAGACCGGAAAGCCACGGACTCTCCCAGCGCTG CATCCGGCCCGGAAGGCGGAGCGCTATTTCGTGCTGTACAAGCCGCCCCCCGAGAACGACACCCCAGCCCTGGTGGAAGAGTTCCTGGAAAGGGCCACCTTCATCGCCGATGACCTTGACTGGCTCCTGGCGCTGCCCCACGACCAGTTCTGGTGCCAG GTGATCTTCGACGAGACCCTGCAGAAATGCCTGGACTCCTACCTGCGCTCGGCCCCTCGCAAGTTCGACGCCCCGGCCGCCCCTTCCCCCGCCGTCGGTGACCTGCAGAGACGTCTGCACCGCTCtgtcttcctcaccttcctccgcATGTCCACGCACAAGGAGTCCAGA GATCATTTCATTTCCCCGTCCGCCTTCGGGGAAATCTTGTACAATAACTTCCTGTTCGACATCCCCAAGATGTTGGACCTCTGCGTGCTCTTCGGAAAGGGCAACGGACCCTTGCTCCAGAAGATGATCG aaaaCGTCTTCGTTCAGCAGGCGAGCTACTACAGCGACCTGGAGGAAACCGTGCCCACAGTCCTCCAG GTGTTCGGCAGCATTCTCCGCCAGTGCGGCCTGCAGGCTGACGCCGCGTCCACGGAACCCCAAAAGCTGGGGGAACGGGGCCGAACGACCCCCAGCCACATGCCTCTGGAG GAACTGAAGGACATCGTGCTGTACCTGTGTGACACTTCCACCACCCTGTGGGCCTTCTTGGACGTCTTCCCTCAGGCCTGCCAAACCTTCCAGAAACATGACTTCTGCTACAG gTTGGCTTCATTTTACGAAGCAGCGATCCCTGAGCTGGAGGCCGCCATCAAGAAGAGGAGACTCGAGGACAGCGG GCTGCTTGCTGACCTGTGGCAGCGACTCTCCCATTCCCGGAAGAAGCTGGTGGGGATTTTTCACATCCTCATCAACCAGCTGTGCCTCCTACCCATCTTGGAAAGCAG CTGTGACAACATCCAGCCGTTCATCGAGGAGTTCCTGCAGATCTTCACCTCCCTGCTGCAGGAGAAGAG GTTTCTGCGAGACTACGACGAACAGTTCCCCGTGGCGGACGACGTGAGCTTGCTGGAGCAGGCCTCGGCGGCCCT AGACGAGACCCGCACGGCCTACATCCTCCAGGCCGTGGAGGGTGCCTGGGAAGGGGTGGACAGGaggccggcccgggcccgggccccgccccaggACCTTGCCGAACCGACAGCGGCAGCAGAAGCCGGTGGCAGAGGGGAACCCCTGGAGAACAGCCCGGAGGAGACGGAG CCGGCCGGAGCGACGGCGGGGGGAGTCGGGGCAGCAGCCCCCGTGGGCCGCCTGTCCAGGGTGGAGCTGGACTCCCTGATTTCCCAAGTGAAAGACCTGCTGCCCGATCTCGGAGAGGGCTTCGTCCTGGCCTGCCTGGAGCACTACGGCTACAACGTGGAGCAGGTGATCAACAACATCCTAGAGGAGCGGCTGGCTCCCTCCCTGAGCCGGCTGGACCGCACCCTCAACAG GCAGCTGGAGCCGGACCCAACGCCCCTCGTGACGTCGCGATACAACGTCTTCCAAAACGACGAGTTCGACGTGTTCAGCAGGGACTCCGTGGACCTGTCGCGGGTGCAGAAGGGCAGGAG GAGAATGGAGCCCACGCGCAGCCTGCTGAATGACAAGCGGGTGGTACAGGAGCAGCGCGGGCGGTACGAGCAGTACAGCGTGGTGGTGGATGAGGTGCCCGTCCAGGACGGGCAGGGCCAGGCCTACCGCGACGAATACGACGACGAGTACGACGACACCTACGACGGCAACCAGGTGGGCGCCAACGATGTGGACTCGGACGACGACCTCATCAGCCGCAG gcctttCACAATCCCGCAGATCCTGAGAACCAAAGTGCCCAGTGAAAGGCCGGAAGACGATGACGATGAGGACGAAGAGGAGGCCGAGGACGACACCCCAAAG cccGATCACTTCATCCAGGACCCAGCCGTGCTGAGGGAGCGGGCCGAAGCCAGGAGGATGACCTTCCTTGCCAGGAGAGG GTACAAGCACGACAGCTCCGCGGTGGCGGCGGGTGCCGGGAACCCCAAGACCATCCAGGAGCGCCGGAAGAAAGAGGCCAACAAAGGGGTGAGGGCCAACCACAACCGGCGGATCATGGCGGACAGGAAGAGGAGCAAGGGCATGATCCCCTCCTAA